In Erigeron canadensis isolate Cc75 chromosome 7, C_canadensis_v1, whole genome shotgun sequence, one DNA window encodes the following:
- the LOC122609367 gene encoding F-box protein AUF1-like — MRKIKKCRVYDDSSSFRFLPDEVVLLILNKLIDFKTLCLCKLVSTRFNLIVHQVDTISFVVPPVYSFDSIPPTDVGFHKKLLQFFFKPFHLLHGVVVALSKRHVPALFFEWGFFQSAIDSMSRFRRLKSLSMELPSTKKHLINCTFLYKWKIKFSNKVESFLFLSPNSVYNTAGLSNVNEIGLEQELEDPDLHEKKFDLAFDGLLDATVRYRMLMGYIVDFPLLENVLITQSGKRGSVSCSGRNIVEMRKWLCSPADGIEHKLDDCTDFPCRLSHCYVPLLKLPFSGYLMKGVTLYLMERKDLRDGDKSFMNINMDDFEDKEEAAYGEAMMEMLKKLRSQI; from the coding sequence ATGAGGAAAATCAAGAAATGTCGTGTTTACGATGACTCTTCTTCTTTTAGATTTTTACCAGATGAAGTTGTTCTCTTGATATTAAATAAACTAATTGACTTTAAAACCTTATGCCTTTGCAAACTCGTTTCTACACGATTCAATTTGATCGTCCATCAAGTTGACACCATTTCTTTCGTTGTTCCTCCAGTATATAGTTTCGATTCAATCCCCCCCACTGATGTCGGATTTCACAAGAAGCTTCTTCAGTTTTTCTTTAAACCCTTTCACCTTCTCCATGGTGTGGTGGTTGCCCTTAGTAAGCGTCACGTTCCTGCTCTATTTTTTGAATGGGGTTTTTTTCAGTCTGCAATTGACTCTATGAGTAGGTTTAGAAGACTCAAGTCTCTATCTATGGAGCTCCCATCTACCAAGAAACATCTTATTAACTGTACTTTTTTGTACAAGTGGAAAATTAAGTTCAGTAATAAAGTCGAATCATTTTTATTTCTGTCACCCAATTCTGTTTACAATACGGCAGGATTATCAAATGTTAATGAAATTGGTCTGGAACAAGAACTAGAGGATCCTGACTTACATGAGAAGAAATTTGACTTGGCATTTGATGGTTTGTTGGATGCGACTGTGAGGTATAGGATGTTAATGGGTTACATTGTTGATTTTCCTTTGTTGGAAAATGTTTTAATTACGCAATCAGGTAAAAGGGGGTCAGTTTCTTGTAGTGGTAGAAACATTGTCGAGATGAGAAAGTGGCTATGTTCACCCGCTGATGGTATTGAGCATAAGCTGGATGATTGCACGGATTTTCCTTGTAGGTTGAGTCACTGCTACGTCCCTTTGTTGAAACTGCCATTTTCAGGATACCTGATGAAGGGGGTAACTCTATATTTGATGGAGAGGAAAGATCTCCGAGATGGAGATAAAAGTTTTATGAACATTAATATGGATGATTTTGAAGATAAAGAAGAGGCTGCATATGGTGAAGCCATGATGGAGATGCTGAAGAAGCTTAGGAGCCAGATATAG
- the LOC122607153 gene encoding uncharacterized protein LOC122607153, which translates to MKVTEEETQISEEPERPLKRLWLRCQEGPSGTGSSSNLHVTPLKKPKLEIDNLPYAVPLSQARAMALTGEPASAQTKDTDKGKQPLSANTFFGDVERSQLDVRNESGSGASVRPTQRRDKGKEPILTQSGGCETRSGSDRASQRVPFKEPEPKQTDISLIKPRDGPGTEITPLEVPLSVIMPESLTNGGSSNEIDLPKEADQPQSSDNESSSIKIRGHELTMIPKESTERLDIVSSSSGEIKILSNCNSSVKANLSVDALSMKMEGKCLNSYKFLEPSFSIKETNSIPPTDSLGTCASNTNADTNGHANADTNVTAEANANGSGDITYEVSVLMRKIEKPRVCNDDSYFCNLPDEIVLLILNKVLDLKTLCLCKLVSTQFNRIVHQVDTISFVASRADNPSCDSNPTDDAGLHFLSNPYHLPAFSEHGIPISSFKEFLWPAIQSLCKFTRLKSLCIKLPSIQKDVDNGTDLYKWKVKCGSKIESFLFLSPTSVCGMKELSNDNGNGQEEEQDGIYLQLKTLRLAFNCLMDAAVRFWMLWGFAYKLPSLEKVLINQSGKRGSVSISSENIVEMRKWLSSPTDSLEKKLSDSMDFLHRRFQHYVPLLKLPVSGYVMKGVTLYTFQREDLVDGDDSFMNINLDNDFEDKEEAAYGEAMMEMLKKLRSQK; encoded by the exons ATGAAAGTTACTGAAGAAGAAACACAAATTTCCGAAGAACCAGAACGACCCTTAAAGCGGTTGTGGCTAAGGTGCCAAGAGGGACCTTCTGGCACCGGCTCTAGCTCCAATCTACATGTAACACCACTTAAAAAGCCAAAACTAGAGATTGACAATCTTCCTTATGCAGTACCGCTCTCTCAAGCACGGGCTATGGCTTTAACTGGTGAGCCCGCTTCAGCCCAAACAAAAGATACCGACAAGGGGAAGCAACCTCTTTCAGCCAACACTTTCTTTGGAGATGTTGAGAGAAGTCAACTAGATGTCAGAAATGAATCTGGATCTGGTGCTAGTGTTCGTCCAACGCAACGTAGAGATAAAGGAAAAGAACCAATTTTAACTCAATCAGGTGGTTGTGAGACGAGGTCTGGTTCTGATAGAGCATCCCAAAGAGTGCCATTTAAGGAGCCAGAACCCAAACAAACTGATATTTCATTGATAAAGCCTAGAGACGGACCTGGTACAGAGATAACACCACTTGAGGTGCCTCTATCGGTGATTATGCCAG AATCATTGACCAATGGGGGTTCTTCGAATGAAATCGATCTGCCCAAAGAAGCTGATCAACCTCAATCTTCTGACAACGAGAGTTCATCAATCAAAATACGTGGTCATGAGCTTACAATGATCCCGAAGGAATCAACAGAAAGATTAGATATTGTTTCTTCATCATCTGGGGAAATCAAGATTTTGTCTAACTGCAACTCTTCAGTAAAAGCTAATTTATCTGTAGATGCACTATCAATGAAAATGGAAGGTAAGTGCCTTAATTCGTACAAATTCCTGGAGCCCAGCTTTTCTATAAAGGAAACCAACTCCATCCCACCAACTGATTCATTGGGAACTTGTGCCAGCAATACGAATGCCGATACCAACGGTCATGCCAATGCTGATACTAATGTCACTGCTGAAGCCAATGCCAATGGTTCAGGTGACATTACATATGAAGTGTCAGTTCTGATGAGGAAAATTGAGAAACCTCGTGTTTGCAATGATGATTCTTATTTTTGCAATCTACCAGATGAAATTGTTCTCCTGATAttaaataaagtacttgatttGAAAACCTTATGCCTTTGTAAACTCGTTTCCACACAATTCAATCGGATCGTCCATCAAGTCGACACCATTTCTTTCGTTGCTTCTCGTGCAGACAATCCCAGTTGTGATTCAAACCCTACCGATGATGCCGGTTTGCATTTTCTTTCCAATCCCTATCACCTTCCTGCTTTTAGTGAGCATGGTATTCCTATTTCATCTTTTAAAGAGTTTTTATGGCCTGCAATTCAGTCTCTGTGTAAGTTTACAAGACTCAAGTCTCTATGTATCAAGCTCCCGTCTATCCAAAAAGACGTTGATAATGGTACTGATCTGTACAAGTGGAAGGTTAAGTGTGGTAGTAAAATCGAATCGTTTTTATTTCTGTCGCCTACTTCAGTTTGCGGTATGAAAGAGTTATCAAATGACAATGGAAATGGCCAGGAAGAAGAACAAGATGGTATATATTTACAATTGAAGACACTTCGGCTGGCTTTTAATTGTTTGATGGATGCGGCTGTGAGGTTTTGGATGTTGTGGGGTTTCGCTTATAAACTTCCTTCATTGGAAAAGGTATTGATTAATCAATCGGGTAAAAGGGGGTCAGTTTCTATTAGCAGTGAAAACATTGTTGAGATGAGGAAGTGGCTAAGTTCACCCACTGATAGTTTGGAAAAGAAGCTGAGTGATAGCATGGATTTTCTTCATAGAAGATTTCAGCATTATGTCCCCTTGTTGAAACTGCCCGTTTCAGGATACGTGATGAAGGGAGTAACTTTATATACATTTCAGAGGGAGGATCTCGTAGATGGAGATGATAGTTTCATGAACATCaatttggataatgattttgaAGATAAAGAAGAAGCGGCGTATGGTGAAGCCATGATGGAGATGTTGAAGAAGCTTAGGAGCCAGAAATAG
- the LOC122609365 gene encoding uncharacterized protein LOC122609365: MKGVYPGQMLTAVGVDPNNQIYPLAYGIVESESKSSCSWFLNCLGDDLDLNERSNFTFISDRQKGIILALEDVFPAAEHRFCLKHIYDNMKSYWRGQMYKDYLWKLATTTTVEQFNRVMEDFKTVDKDAYEYLKKIPPMHWSRSHFSSRPKCDVLLNNMCEVFNRQLVDGREKPIILALEYTREYLMRRLAIVQKDIDKCRGPLTPVATGLFEIIKKEAFKYKATFNGYAKFEVVGPWMDQCVVNMENRTCSCRKWELTGMPCKHVAAYIYDMADNQQKVYLPESYLDPVYWLNTWKKMYEFKIGPVTGKNYWPKSDWPILVKPPKHHVQIGRPKKKRRKSKAELEIVKNGKLSRQGKHVKCGNCQEHGHNKRKCSNRQKIPVGKSKKASQGSKARKTKKARVE, from the exons ATGAAAGGTGTGTATCCTGGACAGATGTTGACAGCAGTGGGTGTTGATCCAAACAATCAAATCTATCCTCTAGCTTATGGGATTGTGGAGTCTGAAAGTAAAAGCTCATGCAGTTGGTTTCTTAACTGTCTTGGAGATGATCTTGACCTAAATGAGAGGTCAAACTTTACATTTATCAGTGACAGACAAAAG GGAATAATTCTTGCTTTAGAAGATGTGTTTCCAGCAGCAGAACATAGATTCTGCTTAAAGCACATATATGATAACATGAAAAGTTATTGGAGGGGACAAATGTACAAAGACTATCTTTGGAAATTGGCTACAACAACTACTGTGGAACAGTTTAATAGGGTGATGGAAGACTTCAAGACAGTAGATAAAGATGCTTATGAATACTTGAAGAAGATACCTCCAATGCATTGGTCTAGATCCCATTTCTCTA GTAGACCAAAGTGTGATGTGCTATTGAACAATATGTGTGAAGTTTTCAATAGACAATTGGTTGATGGAAGGGAGAAACCAATTATACTTGCATTAGAGTATACCAGGGAGTATTTAATGAGGAGGCTTGCAATTGTGCAAAAAGATATTGATAAGTGTAGAGGGCCTTTGACACCAGTTGCAACTGGTTTGTTTGAGATTATTAAGAAAGAAGCTTTTAAGTACAAA GCAACCTTTAATGGATATGCCaaatttgaagttgttggtcCTTGGATGGATCAGTGTGTTGTCAACATGGAAAACAGAACTTGTTCTTGTAGGAAATGGGAACTCACTGGGATGCCATGCAAGCATGTTGCTGCTTATATCTATGACATGGCAGATAATCAACAAAAGGTTTATCTACCTGAGAGTTATTTGGATCCAGTTTATTGGCTTAATACATGGAAAAAGATGTATGAATTCAAAATTGGTCCTGTGACTGGAAAAAACTATTGGCCCAAGTCTGATTGGCCAATTTTGGTAAAACCACCTAAGCATCATGTTCAGATAGGAAGACCCaagaaaaaaaggagaaaaagcAAGGCAGAGTTGGAGATTGTAAAAAATGGCAAACTTTCAAGACAAGGAAAACATGTCAAGTGTGGAAACTGCCAAGAACATGGTCATAACAAAAGAAAATGCTCAAATCGTCAAAAAATTCCAGTTGGGAAATCAAAGAAGGCCAGTCAAGGTTCCAAAGCTAGAAAGACCAAGAAGGCAAGGGTGGAGtag
- the LOC122609366 gene encoding F-box protein At4g18380-like: MITRQLICIPFFRYKCGSRLRKSGKKVVTRKIKKRRICNDVSYYSYLPDEIVLLILNKIIDLKTLCRCKLVSKQFNLIAHQVDTISFVACRADNPASHDSNPSADDELPEKLLHFLSKPFNFTLRGLNEEHRAPVASYECESFRSAIQSLSKFTQLKSLSIELLSTRQDVVDNGSVLYKWKVKFGRKVESLVILSPSSNVDGNGVDEEQDDPDLCLKYENLAKDCLIFRLMRL, encoded by the exons ATGATCACCCGTCAACTAATTTGTATTCCGTTTTTCAG GTATAAATGTGGCAGCCGGTTGCGTAAAAGTGGTAAGAAAGTTGTGACGAGGAAAATTAAGAAACGCCGTATTTGCAATGATGTTTCTTATTATAGCTATTTACCAGATGAAATTGTTCTcctgatattaaataaaataatcgaTTTGAAAACCTTATGCCGTTGTAAACTTGTTTCTAAACAATTCAATTTGATCGCCCATCAAGTCGACACCATTTCTTTCGTAGCGTGTCGTGCAGACAACCCCGCCAGTCATGATTCAAACCCATCCGCTGATGATGAACTTCCTGAAAAGCTATTGCATTTCCTTTCTAAACCCTTTAATTTTACCCTTCGTGGTCTTAATGAAGAGCATCGTGCTCCCGTTGCATCTTATGAATGTGAGTCTTTTCGGTCTGCAATTCAGTCTTTGAGTAAGTTTACACAACTTAAGTCTCTAAGTATTGAGCTCCTGTCTACCCGACAAGATGTTGTTGATAATGGTTCTGTTTTGTACAAGTGGAAGGTTAAGTTTGGTAGAAAAGTTGAATCGTTAGTTATTCTGTCGCCCAGTTCAAATGTTGATGGAAATGGCGTGGATGAAGAACAAGATGATCCAGATTTATGTTTGAAATATGAAAACTTGGCTAAAGACTGTTTGATTTTCCGTTTGATGCGGCTGTGA